The Primulina eburnea isolate SZY01 chromosome 13, ASM2296580v1, whole genome shotgun sequence genome includes a region encoding these proteins:
- the LOC140810584 gene encoding transcription factor MYB44-like — MAAEDGGDRIKGPWSPEEDELLKKLVQQYGARNWSLISRSIPGRSGKSCRLRWCNQLCPGVEHRPFSAEEDEIILQAHPKFGNKWATIARLLNGRTDNAVKNHWNSTLKRRCGGGKERPAQVLRRSDSGDVSVAMSPPVSDNREADDGGAPVELNFLSQVIKNDSWRAVAGESMVENEETGDGELTELTLCLPWTESSSSRENINEKDYSSSSQTQVKHHHNCRRSEVSADEKKETLSFGPDLLGIMQELIRKEVRNYFSGLGEIDGGGGIRSAGVKRIGISKLNHD, encoded by the coding sequence ATGGCCGCGGAGGACGGCGGCGACAGGATTAAAGGGCCGTGGAGTCCGGAGGAGGATGAGCTGTTGAAGAAGCTCGTGCAGCAGTATGGTGCTAGAAACTGGTCGTTGATAAGCAGATCGATTCCCGGGAGATCTGGGAAGTCTTGCCGTTTGCGGTGGTGCAATCAGCTGTGTCCCGGCGTGGAGCACCGCCCCTTCTCGGCGGAGGAGGATGAGATCATTCTGCAGGCGCATCCCAAGTTCGGTAACAAGTGGGCGACGATCGCTAGGTTGCTCAATGGGCGTACGGATAACGCGGTCAAGAACCACTGGAACTCGACTCTGAAACGGAGATGCGGCGGTGGAAAGGAGCGACCTGCGCAGGTATTGAGGCGATCAGACAGTGGAGATGTATCTGTGGCGATGAGTCCCCCGGTTTCCGACAATAGAGAAGCTGATGATGGAGGCGCTCCGGTCGAATTAAATTTCTTATCTCAGGTGATTAAAAACGACTCATGGCGGGCGGTGGCTGGGGAATCAATGGTGGAGAATGAGGAAACTGGGGATGGTGAGCTAACTGAGCTGACTCTCTGTCTACCATGGACGGAGAGTTCATCTTCGAGGGAGAATATCAACGAGAAGGACTATTCGTCATCGTCGCAGACACAGGTGAAGCACCATCACAACTGCCGCCGCAGCGAGGTATCGGCGGATGAGAAGAAAGAAACGCTGTCGTTTGGGCCAGATTTACTTGGAATTATGCAAGAACTGATCAGGAAGGAGGTGAGAAATTACTTTTCTGGCCTTGGTGAGATTGATGGTGGCGGAGGGATTCGAAGTGCTGGGGTGAAACGAATCGGGATTAGTAAGCTTAATcatgattaa
- the LOC140810057 gene encoding DNA-directed RNA polymerases II, IV and V subunit 3-like has translation MDGVSYQRFPKIKIRTVRDDYMKFELRETDASIANALRRVMIAEVPTIAIDLVEIEVNSSVLNDEFISHRLGLIPLTSERAMAMRFSRDCDACDGDGQCEYCSVEFHLRAKCINDQTLDVTSKDLISSDHTVVPVDFSDSSAGFDSSENRGIIIVKLRRGQELILRAIARKGIGKDHAKWSPAATVTFMYEPDIYINEELMETLTLEEKMEFIESSPTKVFDLNPQTHQVYVHDAEAYTYDDEMIKKAEAMGKPGLVEIHAKEDSFIFTVESTGAIKASQLVFNAIDVLKQKLDAVRLSADTVEADEQFGELGAHMRGG, from the exons ATGGATGGCGTATCGTACCAGAGATTCccaaagataaagattcgtacgGTGAGAGATGACTACATGAAGTTCGAGCTCCGTGAAACTGACGCCAGCATTGCCAACGCGCTGCGGCGCGTGATGATCGCGGAGGTGCCGACCATCGCCATCGACCTGGTGGAGATCGAGGTGAATTCGTCGGTGCTGAACGACGAGTTCATTTCCCACCGCCTAGGCCTGATTCCGCTGACCAGCGAGCGGGCAATGGCTATGCGCTTCTCCCGAGACTGCGATGCTTGCGACGGTGATGGGCAGTGCGAGTATTGTTCCGTTGAGTTTCATCTACGTGCCAAGTGCATTAACGACCAGACGCTTGATGTGACCTCTAAGGATCTTATTAGCTCCGACCACACCGTTGTTCCTGTTGATTTCTCGGATTCTTCCGCGGGATTTGACAGTTCAGAAAATAG GGGAATCATTATTGTGAAGCTTCGTCGTGGCCAGGAGCTGATTTTAAGAGCCATTGCTCGTAAAGGAATTGGTAAAGATCATGCTAAATGGTCACCTGCAGCAACTGTGACTTTCATGTATGAGCCTGATATTTATATCAATGAAGAGTTGATGGAGACCTTAACCCTCGAGGAAAAAATGGAGTTCATTGAAAGTAGCCCTACAAAAGTGTTTGATCTTAATCCGCAGACTCACCAG GTTTATGTTCATGATGCTGAGGCCTATACATACGATGATGAGATGATCAAGAAAGCGGAAGCCATGGGGAAGCCCGGATTAGTGGAGATCCATGCCAAGGAAGATAGTTTTATTTTCACTGTAGAGTCTACTGGCGCAATAAAAGCTTCTCAGTTAGTTTTCAATGCTATAGATGTTCTGAAACAGAAGTTAGATGCAGTTCGCTTGTCTGCAGACACCGTGGAAGCTGATGAGCAGTTTGGCGAGTTGGGTGCACATATGCGTGGAGGGTGA
- the LOC140809268 gene encoding cyclin-D3-3-like, which translates to MNIQQNAPFSCFDSLYCEEEKWLEFEEEQESEVILNKNCPDPKNPSFFPLFHALEQDSFWGDEELESLFCKEKESFTKSDNIVDTVCSLSLARKESVEWILRVNACYGFSATTAVLAVNYFDRFLWSSTLQKDNKSWMMQLASVTCLSLATKVEETDAPLLLDLQVECSKYVFDAKTIQKMELLVLSTLKWRMNPVTPLSFLDHIVRRLGVKDYKFIRWEFLWSCENLLLSVISDSRIVQYLPSVLATATMLQVIHQFEPCNDSIDYENQLLLVLKTRKEQVDDCYNLISHILHNKYSSPKRKSSQVSSIPNGSNDQLETSSCISSSPNQPVQKKLRVQEQHMKLGSLTRVFVDPICSNPR; encoded by the exons atgaatatacaacaaaatgCACCATTTTCCTGCTTCGATTCCCTTTATTGcgaagaagaaaaatggttaGAATTTGAAGAAGAACAAGAAAGCGAGGTTATCTTAAACAAGAACTGTCCCGATCCCAAAAATCCATCCTTTTTCCCCTTGTTTCATGCATTGGAACAAGATTCGTTCTGGGGAGATGAAGAACTTGAATCCCTTTTCTGCAAAGAGAAAGAATCGTTTACTAAATCCGACAACATTGTGGATACAGTTTGTTCCCTTTCACTAGCAAGAAAAGAATCTGTGGAGTGGATACTGAGAGTCAATGCTTGTTATGGATTCTCAGCCACGACTGCTGTTCTTGCTGTTAATTATTTTGACAGGTTTCTTTGGAGCTCAACTTTACAAAAAGATAATAAGTCATGGATGATGCAGCTTGCTTCTGTTACTTGTCTCTCCTTGGCTACTAAAGTTGAAGAAACCGATGCCCCCCTTCTCTTAGATCTTCAG GTGGAGTGTTCAAAATATGTGTTTGATGCCAAAACCATTCAAAAAATGGAGCTTCTGGTTCTTTCAACACTCAAATGGAGGATGAATCCAGTGACCCCACTTTCATTTCTTGATCACATTGTGAGGAGGCTTGGGGTGAAGGACTATAAATTTATCCGCTGGGAATTTCTCTGGAGCTGTGAAAATCTTCTGCTCTCAGTTATATCTG ATTCAAGAATCGTACAGTATCTGCCATCTGTGTTAGCTACTGCCACCATGCTTCAAGTGATTCATCAGTTCGAGCCTTGCAATGATTCCATTGACTATGAAAACCAGCTTCTTCTTGTCCTAAAAACCAGAAAG GAACAAGTGGATGATTGTTACAATCTTATCTCACACATATTACACAACAAATACAGCTCCCCAAAGCGCAAATCCAGCCAAGTTTCAAGCATCCCAAATGGTTCAAATGATCAATTGGAAACTTCATCATGCATTTCTTCGTCACCCAACCAGCCAGTTCAAAAGAAGCTTAGGGTTCAAGAACAGCACATGAAGTTGGGATCATTGACCAGAGTTTTTGTAGATCCCATATGCAGCAACCCTCGTTAA
- the LOC140810576 gene encoding uncharacterized protein, protein MSTFGIQGQSLEITVVGCNKLKNTEWITRQDPYVCIEYGSSKFRTRTCKDGGRNPTFQEKFVLSLIEGLREFSVNVWNSNTLTYDDFIGSGKIQLQRVLSSGYDDSAWALQDKRGRHAGEVRLILHFANAYKPVTSHLPQYSLTPASQVPVYSASPVSSYPPRSVPAPPPSLAYPPNPAVYPPPPPPSPSYPPNSAVYPPPPAPSQSYPSIPAVYPPPSYHQPPTYPSTYPPGPSPSVYPPPSNEPHYYPPGLYPPSPYHPQQY, encoded by the exons ATGTCGACTTTCGGCATCCAAGGTCAATCGCTAGAGATTACAG TTGTTGGTTGTAACAAATTGAAAAATACTGAATGGATCACCAGGCAAGATCCCTACGTTTGTATTGAATATGGCAGCTCCAAGTTTCGAACACGTACTTGTAAAG ATGGGGGGAGGAATCCCACTTTTCAAGAGAAATTCGTGCTTAGCTTGATAGAAGGGTTGAGGGAATTCAGTGTTAACGTGTGGAACAGCAATACTCTGACTTACGATGATTTCATAGGCAGCGGAAA GATTCAATTACAGAGAGTTTTATCCAGTGGTTACGACGATAGCGCATGGGCTCTTCAGGACAAAAGGGGCAG GCATGCTGGGGAAGTTCGATTGATACTTCACTTTGCTAATGCCTAT AAGCCAGTTACAAGTCATCTTCCACAATATTCGTTAACGCCAGCTTCTCAAGTCCCTGTTTACTCGGCATCTCCAGTCTCTTCATATCCTCCAAGGAGTGTCCCTGCTCCACCTCCTTCTCTGGCATACCCTCCTAATCCAGCGGTATATCCCCCACCTCCTCCTCCTTCTCCATCATACCCTCCTAATTCAGCGGTATATCCCCCACCTCCTGCTCCTTCTCAGTCATACCCTTCTATTCCAGCAGTATATCCCCCACCCTCATATCATCAACCACCTACATATCCTTCAACTTATCCACCAGGGCCATCTCCTTCAGTGTATCCCCCACCATCCAACGAGCCACACTACTATCCTCCAG GTTTATATCCGCCGTCTCCTTATCATCCACAGCAATACTAA
- the LOC140808900 gene encoding phosphatidylinositol 3,4,5-trisphosphate 3-phosphatase and protein-tyrosine-phosphatase PTEN2A, translated as MSLESSDSSNPPHIKTAEVPMSNPMESAPDNSQRGSPSKFSASGISTWAKNLKIPQPFVGSKDESPSGNSGQSSFSRFTSGFGLRMSPKSPQSDESSDGTSPTNQSSFIGTITKGFVDTSKSAVKAVQVKARHVVSQNKRRYQEGGFDLDMTYITENIIAMGFPAGDMSSGFFGYVEGLYRNHMEEVIRFFETYHKGKYKVYNLCSERLYDASLFEGKVASFPFDDHNCPPIQLILLFCQSAYSWLKEDIENVVVVHCKAGMARTGLMISSLLLYLKFFPTAEESIDYYNQKRCIDGKGLVLPSQIRYVKYFERISVYFNGENQPGRRCILRGFRLHRCPYWIRPSITVSDHNGVLFTTKKHPRTKDLSPEDYWFSAPKKGIMVFALPGEPGLTELAGDFKIHFHDRQGDFYCWLNTTMIENRKVLNTSDLDGFDKRKLPSPGFQVEVVVVDYDAAAVSTRNPAETTTEESTQTSGATTNSKPSTIPVEEPAAVNNSNEDKDDVFSDNEDEVSASSKSNQSGKPPQVSSTLTAKDASPNSKDGSNQIANLTRKTEYVSLGTLGSTRSEPKEAVGVNSSTSKASKPVEEVSEFKAMAADASIFSFGDDDDSESE; from the exons AGCCATTTGTGGGTTCCAAGGATGAATCACCCTCTGGAAATTCAGGGCAGTCAAGTTTTTCACGTTTCACTAGTGGGTTTGGATTGCGCATGTCTCCAAAATCTCCTCAATCGGATGAAAGTTCTGATGGAACTTCACCAACTAACCAGTCCAGCTTTATTGGCACCATTACAAAAGGTTTTGTCGACACATCTAAGAGTGCAGTGAAAGCAGTGCAGGTCAAAGCTCGCCATGTTGTATCCCAAAATAAAAGAAGATACCAG GAAGGAGGATTTGATTTAGATATGACTTACATCACAGAGAACATTATTGCCATGGGCTTCCCCGCTGGTGATATGAGCTCTGGATTTTTTGGTTATGTTGAG GGATTATACAGGAACCACATGGAGGAAGTAATCAGGTTCTTTGAAACTTATCACAAG GGGAAATACAAAGTATACAACCTTTGTTCTGAAAGATTGTATGATGCATCATTGTTTGAGGGAAag GTGGCTAGCTTTCCGTTTGATGATCACAATTGCCCTCCTATCCAGCTCATTCTGTTATTTTGTCAAAGCGCATATTCATGGTTGAAAGAAGATATCGAAAATGTTGTAGTTGTGCATTGTAAAGCAGGAATGGCAAGGACGGGATTGATGATTTCTAGTCTTCTTCTGTACCTGAAG TTCTTTCCCACAGCAGAGGAATCAATTGATTACTACAACCAGAAAAGATGTATTGACGGGAAAGGGCTTGTTCTGCCTAGTCAGATT AGATATGTCAAGTATTTTGAACGAATCTCAGTTTACTTCAATGGAGAAAATCAGCCCGGTCGTAG GTGTATTCTCAGAGGATTCCGGCTGCATAGATGCCCATACTGGATCAGGCCTTCAATTACAGTTTCGGATCATAATG GTGTgctattcacaacaaaaaagcATCCTAGAACCAAGGATTTATCG CCTGAAGATTATTGGTTTAGCGCACCCAAGAAAGGGATAATGGTGTTTGCCCTTCCTGGGGAGCCTGGTCTGACTGAGTTGGCTGGCGATTTCAAGATCCATTTTCATGATCGCCAAGGAGACTTCTATTG CTGGTTAAACACCACAATGATTGAGAACCGGAAAGTTCTGAACACAAGTGATCTTGATGGTTTTGACAAG AGAAAACTTCCATCCCCGGGCTTCCAAGTCGAAGTTGTCGTTGTAGATTATGACGCTGCTGCTGTTTCAACAAGAAACCCAGCAGAAACCACTACTGAAGAATCTACCCAAACTTCTGGTGCAACTACAAACTCAAAACCTAGTACCATCCCAGTTGAGGAGCCTGCAGCTGTTAATAACTCGAATGAAGACAAGGACGATGTGTTCTCTGACAATGAAGATGAAGTATCCGCATCTTCAAAATCCAATCAGTCTGGTAAGCCTCCCCAAGTTAGTTCAACTTTGACTGCCAAAGATGCTTCACCGAACAGCAAAGATGGCTCAAATCAAATAGCAAATTTGACGCGCAAAACAGAATACGTCTCGTTAGGAACTTTAGGTTCAACTCGATCTGAGCCTAAAGAGGCTGTTGGAGTAAATTCATCGACAAGCAAAGCATCAAAGCCGGTGGAGGAGGTGAGTGAGTTCAAAGCAATGGCTGCGGATGCTTCGATATTTTCATTTGGAGATGACGATGATTCTGAAAGTGAGTAG